ACTGGCTTCTGGCTTACGGCTGCGGCTCAGGCTCCGACTGAGACTACCGACTAGACAACCTCCAACCCGTTGGAGCAGCGAGAGCAGCGTCCCGAAAcgtatttcttatttttgcaGTTCGTTTGTGCGTGAGGCACCGAAGCCGCTGGTTGTTGTGTCCGCCGCTGCCCGGCAAACTGCTCCGAAACGCTCCACTCTCCGGCTCGCTGGTGCGGTGGTGTTCTGGCTAGCGATGTCTCCTCTGATCTGATCTGACCTCCTGACTGTATCCGGTGTGTGGCTCCCTCCGAAACTAAATGAATACCGCCAACCGCAACACTTGAATACTTTTTTGCCATTTATAATATGATTCTGTTGtacacgaaaaaaaaaaaaaccaagtaccaaaccaaaccaaaccataCCAAACCGAAACCAAAGTAACAAAACGTAACGAGGTCTGGCCATCCATCTGCTCATCCGCCTGCCTGCCTGGCTACGGTTTACTGGCTGCCCGCCTGGTTGAGTTAACGATGTTCGATCGGACTTTCGATGAGGTCATGAGGTGTCCTTGGTGTCATTGGCCCACAGTTACTAGGCAGACAATCTAAACTCTCGGTGTAGAAACGATGTGTGTGTCCTCCTCTCTCTGAAAGCGCATTAAGTAAGAATTCAATTACAACTAATTTgttaactttaattatttttcaaaccAAATCAACTATCAATTGCCAACCAATGTTAACTATGATTGTTTACGCTTAAGTTCTGTGTCGCGTGCAGCGTGGAGTGTTTGAATGTTTCGGCTGGAAGCAACTGTTCCGCTCCTTCCTCCCCGATCAATTGAACCCTTCGGCCAACAAGAGGTGGTTCTCGGTTTCCACCCGTAGGCAGGCGCGACAACAGAGAGCACGGCATAGAAGAACACAGGGCACTGAGAAAGAGGGACTCTAAGGTCGGACTTGGTTAGGAACCATCTCGGCAGCGTGGGCGAGCCCGAAATGCCGAAAACATTCAACATGCTCCACCTGCTGCACGGGCTGTCCTTTGAGTTGCAACCACTGCCACCGGATGCGAGATGTGCGAGATCCCTGCCAATGCATAATTTCACTAATTCTTGTCCTTTTCTTCCGACTTTGTGCGTTCCCTGCAGGATCTCAAGGATTACATGCGTCAAGCCGGCGAAGTCACCTATGCCGATGCCCACAAGCAGCGCCGCAATGAAGGGTAAGTCCcccatttaatttgtttaactaaTTACTAAGTAAATCATGTTCCCCCTTGCAGCGTGGTCGAGTTTGCTTCGTTGTCGGACATGAAAACGGCCATTGAGAAACTGGATGACACCGAGCTGAACGGCAGGCGCGTGCATCTGGTTGAGGATCGGCGCGGAGGACGCAGCGGCGgaggtggcggcggcggcggaggtggACGTGGACGTTCCCGTTCGTCAAGCTCTCGTTCGCGATCCCGCTCGCGCAGGCGCTCCCGTTCCCGTCGCTCGTCGCACTCGCGATCCAAGTCGCGCAGCCGCTCCAAGTCCCGCGGCGGACGCTCCAAGTCCAAGTCACCCGTTAAGTCCCGTTCTCGTTCTCGCTCGCGTTCCAAGTAAGtgcagaaataaatattttttataaggatcgtacttaatacaaatttgttgtaaatattttttataaggatAGTACtcaatacaaatttgttgtaaatatttttgaaacaaaatttcatATTAGCTTAGtgtttaagtaatttaaaaggGTATTTCAGATGTAtgccaaaaatataaagacCTTTGGATTTATTAAAACTAGAACCACCATAGTTGATCCTTAATGTCCTtgttaaatagaaaaaatatttatcaactTTAGTCAcacatttgaatttttaccaaatttttaaaataatatatataattttaaaaggaattaaaGGGAAATGATGGATGATTAACTACGATCTATTAAAACCAAATGCTTTTTGCTGACCTTATTAACTTATTTCTCCTCTTGTGCTGCAGCAAATCGCGTGACGTGTCCAAGTCCAAATCGAAGTCCCACTCCCGCACCCGCTCCCGTTCTCCCAAGCGTGAGCGTGACTCCCGTTCCCGCTCGCGTTCCGTGTCGAAGCGTGAGTCCCGCTCCCGATCACGTTCCAAGTCCAACCGCCGCGACTCCCGCTCACGGTAAGTTTGCTAGAGACCGACCCGCTGATCTCAGCTCTCTATAGACAGTTCACGATTGTTTCTTTCGTGCTTtctttggtttggtttggatGCACCTGTTTGTAGCCCTCCAACTGTGGTCGCACTAAAGCCCGTACTATAATTTGTTATAATGCTTTTCTATTGCAGCGATCGATCCGCATCGGCTGACAACAAGTCGCGTTCGCGCTCCCGCTCCCGTTCGGCCTCGCCCAAAAATGGAAACGCCTCGCCGGACCGCAATAACGAGAGCATGGACGATTAGATTAGTTAGCTGTcccattaattttaaaacacttgATTTTAGACTTCTACTGTAACTATTCTACGAACATCAACACTCAGACACCTTTACTTACCCTGCGCCACTTGAACCAAAAccaatgaaaatgaaatcgaaatcaTACAAATCCACAATAGGGGCCTCGTcattttgtaatattaaaaaacgttttgtttCAAGACTTGGACACTCCTGAAAAATGGCTTGGATTCAAGGAGTACATATTGCTGACGGAATTACTTCGACACGTACACCGAAACACCTTAAATTGTCTATACATACGATGagtaatttcaataaatacggatacacttaaattaaatatttgaattgcgTTCATGATtttacttgtttatttatgcattgATAT
This genomic window from Drosophila gunungcola strain Sukarami chromosome 3R, Dgunungcola_SK_2, whole genome shotgun sequence contains:
- the LOC128261334 gene encoding serine-arginine protein 55 isoform X1, with product MVGSRVYVGGLPYGVRERDLERFFKGYGRTRDILIKNGYGFVEFEDYRDADDAVYELNGKELLGERVVVEPARGTARGSNRDRYDDRYGGRRGGGGGRYNDKNKNSRSSSRYGPPLRTEYRLIVENLSSRVSWQDLKDYMRQAGEVTYADAHKQRRNEGVVEFASLSDMKTAIEKLDDTELNGRRVHLVEDRRGGRSGGGGGGGGGGRGRSRSSSSRSRSRSRRRSRSRRSSHSRSKSRSRSKSRGGRSKSKSPVKSRSRSRSRSNKSRDVSKSKSKSHSRTRSRSPKRERDSRSRSRSVSKRESRSRSRSKSNRRDSRSRDRSASADNKSRSRSRSRSASPKNGNASPDRNNESMDD
- the LOC128261334 gene encoding serine-arginine protein 55 isoform X2, translated to MVGSRVYVGGLPYGVRERDLERFFKGYGRTRDILIKNGYGFVEFEDYRDADDAVYELNGKELLGERVVVEPARGTARGSNRDRYDDRYGGRRGGGGGRYNDKSSSRYGPPLRTEYRLIVENLSSRVSWQDLKDYMRQAGEVTYADAHKQRRNEGVVEFASLSDMKTAIEKLDDTELNGRRVHLVEDRRGGRSGGGGGGGGGGRGRSRSSSSRSRSRSRRRSRSRRSSHSRSKSRSRSKSRGGRSKSKSPVKSRSRSRSRSNKSRDVSKSKSKSHSRTRSRSPKRERDSRSRSRSVSKRESRSRSRSKSNRRDSRSRDRSASADNKSRSRSRSRSASPKNGNASPDRNNESMDD
- the LOC128261334 gene encoding serine-arginine protein 55 isoform X3, whose product is MRQAGEVTYADAHKQRRNEGVVEFASLSDMKTAIEKLDDTELNGRRVHLVEDRRGGRSGGGGGGGGGGRGRSRSSSSRSRSRSRRRSRSRRSSHSRSKSRSRSKSRGGRSKSKSPVKSRSRSRSRSNKSRDVSKSKSKSHSRTRSRSPKRERDSRSRSRSVSKRESRSRSRSKSNRRDSRSRDRSASADNKSRSRSRSRSASPKNGNASPDRNNESMDD